One part of the Mycosarcoma maydis chromosome 18, whole genome shotgun sequence genome encodes these proteins:
- a CDS encoding uncharacterized protein (related to putative oxysterol-binding protein OSBP) translates to MGLLDHVSGAVSGAKSHIKPSKEDRPPEGASADDTEELDEEAGNILMSLIGQLRIGMDLSKVTLPTFVLEPRSMLERITDFMSHPDLIFGAGKIDSPEERFLHITRYYLSGWHIKPKGVKKPYNPILGEFFRCTYNYNDGTKGYYIAEQVSHHPPISAYYYVSPENNLLIYGELKPKSKFLGNSAATIMGGENRAVLLDRQDDGEYQISMPNMYARGILFGRMVLELGDTSKIRNEANDLSCDIEFKTKGYFTGTYNAIGGKVTKGSKTVGEISGKWNESMDYKESSSGKQQELFDARKATIVQKEVIPEDQQEENESRRLWSKVTEGIKEKNLDKATENKSSIEEKQRALAKEREESGATWEPRFFVQKGEKYYPKIDALPSEEYRPQVVVEYFSKFT, encoded by the coding sequence ATGGGACTGCTCGATCATGTCAGCGGCGCTGTCTCTGGCGCCAAGTCGCACATCAAACCTTCCAAGGAGGATCGTCCTCCCGAGGGTGCCTCTGCTGATGACAccgaggagctcgacgaagaagctggCAATATCCTAATGTCGCTCATCGGACAGCTCCGCATAGGTATGGACCTGTCCAAGGTGACACTACCCACCTTTGTGCTTGAACCTCGATCCATGCTCGAGCGAATCACCGACTTCATGTCACATCCCGACCTTATCTTTGGTGCGGGCAAGATTGACTCGCCCGAGGAGCGCTTCCTCCACATCACACGATACTACCTCTCCGGTTGGCATATCAAGCCCAAGGGTGTCAAGAAACCATACAACCCCATTCTGGGCGAGTTTTTCCGTTGCACTTACAACTACAACGATGGTACGAAAGGCTACTACATTGCTGAGCAAGTATCGCACCACCCACCGATCAGCGCCTACTACTACGTGTCGCCCGAGAATAACTTGCTGATTTATGGCGAGCTCAAGCCCAAGTCGAAATTCTTGGGTAACTCGGCCGCTACCATAATGGGCGGCGAGAACCGCgcggtgctgcttgatcgtcAAGACGACGGCGAGTACCAGATTTCGATGCCCAACATGTATGCGCGCGGCATCCTCTTCGGACGCAtggtgctcgagctcggtgacACGAGCAAGATTCGCAACGAGGCTAACGACCTCAGCTGTGACATCGAATTCAAGACGAAAGGTTACTTCACGGGAACCTACAACGCCATCGGTGGCAAAGTGACCAAGGGAAGCAAGACAGTGGGTGAGATCTCGGGTAAATGGAACGAGTCAATGGATTACAAAGAATCGAGCTCGGGCAAACAGCAAGAGCTCTTCGACGCACGCAAGGCCACCATCGTTCAGAAGGAGGTGATCCCCGAGGACCAACAAGAGGAGAACGAGTCGCGTAGATTGTGGAGCAAAGTCACAGAGGGAATCAAGGAGAAGAATCTCGACAAGGCCACCGAAAACAAATCCTCCATCGAGGAGAAGCAGCGTGCGCTCGCAAAGGAAAGGGAGGAGAGCGGAGCTACGTGGGAGCCTCGATTCTTTGTGCAGAAGGGCGAAAAGTACTATcccaagatcgacgcttTGCCTTCCGAGGAGTACAGGCCACAGGTGGTGGTAGAATACTTTTCCAAGTTCACTTAG